One window of the Janthinobacterium sp. PAMC25594 genome contains the following:
- a CDS encoding vWA domain-containing protein, with the protein MKKRNTPGKQAKGQVLIVVALSLVVLIGTVGLAIDSGLGFIVRSKLNSAVDAASIAAARSVTQGVGEAAQRASAQAAARKFFAANFPTGYLGATPSFPDPTITFDAGKVTVDASATASVPVTLMRVLGFNFLNVSAAAQTIRKDLDLAFVMDTSGSMASVGPTVISSAKLFLTKFNKDLDRMALIHFSYGAVLDNTIRTSSRGFALNDTDAPTGSADGKGMNTHIGNYVFDGLTNSAEGMWNGRNQLNSIPLAQRSSLRVIVFFSDGTPNTLSSVFTFKNPADCTTPGSLITNDAATGTPAGLWLINMQSSTAAGKCYQGSNIVQNLNAAALPKWYNAHNLADQEFAIYPGTTLRPVTNDTSTNAKTWVNVNNASRNLLEAMAAKARSEGMYVFTLGLGAQLTTVNGPVAGDTGESILKCMANTTDAPSRCATPTQPVGIYCHAANATELKPCFEKLASAILRISM; encoded by the coding sequence ATGAAAAAACGTAACACGCCTGGAAAACAGGCCAAGGGACAGGTTCTGATTGTCGTGGCATTGTCGCTTGTCGTGCTGATAGGCACCGTGGGTCTGGCCATCGATTCGGGCCTGGGTTTCATTGTCCGCTCCAAGCTCAACTCTGCCGTCGATGCGGCCAGCATCGCCGCTGCCCGTTCCGTCACACAGGGCGTGGGCGAGGCCGCGCAACGGGCCAGCGCGCAGGCTGCCGCGCGGAAATTCTTTGCCGCAAATTTCCCCACCGGCTATCTGGGTGCCACGCCCAGCTTTCCCGATCCGACCATCACGTTTGACGCCGGCAAGGTCACAGTCGACGCGTCGGCCACGGCATCGGTGCCGGTGACCCTGATGCGGGTGTTGGGCTTCAATTTTCTCAATGTCAGCGCAGCGGCGCAAACCATCCGCAAGGACCTGGACCTGGCGTTTGTGATGGATACCTCGGGGTCGATGGCGTCCGTGGGGCCGACCGTGATCAGCAGTGCGAAATTGTTCCTGACCAAATTTAACAAGGATCTCGATCGAATGGCCCTGATTCATTTTTCGTATGGCGCGGTACTCGACAATACAATACGTACCAGCTCACGCGGCTTCGCCCTGAACGATACGGATGCGCCGACCGGCTCGGCGGACGGCAAGGGCATGAATACCCACATCGGCAATTACGTTTTTGACGGCTTGACCAATTCCGCCGAAGGCATGTGGAATGGGCGCAACCAGCTCAACAGCATTCCCCTGGCCCAGCGTTCCAGCCTGCGCGTCATCGTGTTTTTTTCCGACGGCACGCCGAATACCCTTTCTTCCGTTTTTACCTTCAAAAACCCTGCTGATTGCACCACGCCCGGCTCGCTGATCACGAATGATGCCGCCACCGGCACGCCGGCTGGCCTGTGGCTGATCAACATGCAGAGTTCGACGGCTGCGGGGAAGTGCTACCAGGGAAGCAATATCGTCCAAAACCTGAATGCTGCCGCCTTGCCAAAATGGTACAACGCGCACAATCTGGCCGACCAGGAGTTCGCCATTTATCCTGGCACCACGCTGCGGCCCGTGACCAACGATACCAGTACCAATGCCAAGACCTGGGTCAATGTCAACAATGCATCGCGCAACCTGCTCGAAGCGATGGCCGCCAAGGCACGCTCGGAAGGCATGTATGTATTTACTCTGGGCCTGGGAGCGCAGTTGACCACCGTCAATGGCCCCGTCGCTGGCGACACGGGCGAGAGTATCCTCAAGTGCATGGCCAACACGACCGATGCGCCATCGCGTTGCGCCACGCCGACGCAGCCGGTGGGCATCTATTGCCACGCGGCCAATGCCACCGAGCTCAAACCGTGCTTCGAGAAGCTCGCCTCGGCCATCTTGCGCATCAGCATGTAG
- a CDS encoding AAA family ATPase codes for MKIFIISSNEQQLAGMAALLRERHAGDDIDSAVGSLERLAGTAEMAAPDVLLLAQPVIDDADLARIERLASRQQGMAIILQCEHQGSDFLLKAMRAGVREVLPRADSGAALNAALQRLEDKSARHVQRNGKVIAFASCKGGSGATFIAANLAYALSRDNQRVALFDLNLQFGDAALFVSDQKPTATLSHVAQQIHRLDASFLAASMVQVTPNFSILAAPEDPAHSSDVKPEHIDQLLHLARSEYDFIVLDLGRGLDAISVRALDHADMICPVMQATLPYIRDGKRLLQAFQSLEYPASKIHLILNRYAGGDEIRLRDLEAAYGQRIFHTIANHYAAAAASVNQGVPVLKLAPGSPLSKSLQECASKLSGGRAPAPAGLFSRLFQRSRPIHLRGETA; via the coding sequence GTGAAAATTTTCATTATCTCCAGTAACGAACAACAACTGGCCGGGATGGCGGCGCTGCTGCGCGAGCGCCATGCCGGCGACGATATCGACAGCGCCGTCGGCAGCCTGGAGCGGCTTGCCGGCACGGCCGAAATGGCGGCGCCCGACGTGCTGCTGCTGGCGCAACCCGTCATCGACGATGCCGACCTGGCGCGCATCGAGCGCCTGGCCAGCCGCCAGCAGGGCATGGCCATCATCCTGCAATGCGAGCACCAGGGCAGCGACTTCCTGCTGAAAGCCATGCGCGCCGGCGTGCGCGAAGTGCTGCCGCGAGCCGACAGCGGCGCGGCCCTGAATGCGGCGCTGCAGCGTCTCGAGGACAAGAGCGCGCGGCACGTGCAGCGCAATGGCAAGGTGATCGCCTTTGCCTCGTGCAAGGGCGGCAGCGGCGCCACTTTCATCGCCGCCAACCTGGCCTATGCCCTGTCGCGTGACAATCAGCGCGTGGCACTGTTCGACCTGAACCTGCAGTTCGGCGATGCGGCGCTGTTTGTCTCTGACCAGAAGCCGACGGCGACCCTGTCGCACGTGGCACAGCAAATCCACCGCCTCGACGCGTCCTTCCTGGCCGCCAGCATGGTGCAGGTGACGCCGAATTTCAGCATCCTGGCCGCGCCCGAAGATCCGGCCCATTCCAGCGACGTGAAGCCGGAACACATCGACCAGCTGCTGCACCTGGCGCGCAGCGAGTACGATTTCATCGTGCTGGACCTGGGGCGCGGCCTCGATGCCATCAGCGTGCGCGCGCTGGACCATGCCGACATGATCTGTCCCGTCATGCAGGCAACGCTGCCCTATATCCGCGACGGCAAGCGCCTGCTGCAGGCGTTCCAGTCACTGGAGTATCCGGCAAGCAAGATTCACCTGATCCTGAACCGCTACGCAGGCGGCGATGAAATCCGCCTGCGCGACCTGGAGGCGGCGTATGGCCAGCGCATCTTCCATACCATCGCGAATCACTACGCGGCCGCGGCCGCTTCTGTCAACCAGGGCGTGCCGGTGTTGAAGCTGGCGCCGGGCAGCCCGCTGTCCAAGTCGCTGCAGGAGTGTGCCAGCAAGCTGTCGGGCGGGCGCGCGCCCGCCCCGGCGGGCCTGTTTTCGCGCCTGTTCCAGCGTAGCCGGCCCATTCACCTTCGAGGGGAAACAGCATGA
- a CDS encoding Rhs element Vgr protein, producing MRRPLTIGETAMARSVFQGAIDYARVRVVRGSFLPFGLQDQNTAMTPRGSLHFMPAQYRDDFSREGNSGKLFFIHEMVHVWQYQLGYSVLLHGVLLALRGGYIGQRAYRYDAQAGGILSDFNMEQQGDIIAHYFGARQLGIPAYVAKLPQLQDILQGFLIDPADRRLLPR from the coding sequence TTGCGCCGCCCCCTCACCATCGGCGAAACCGCCATGGCCCGCAGCGTCTTCCAGGGCGCCATCGACTACGCGCGCGTGCGCGTCGTGCGCGGCTCCTTTCTTCCTTTTGGCTTGCAGGACCAGAACACGGCGATGACGCCGCGCGGCAGCCTGCACTTCATGCCGGCCCAGTACCGCGACGATTTTTCCCGCGAAGGCAATAGCGGCAAGCTGTTCTTCATCCACGAAATGGTGCATGTGTGGCAGTACCAGCTCGGCTACAGCGTGCTGCTGCATGGCGTGCTGCTGGCGCTGCGCGGCGGCTACATCGGGCAGCGCGCCTACCGCTACGACGCGCAGGCCGGCGGCATCCTGTCCGACTTCAACATGGAACAGCAGGGCGACATCATCGCCCACTATTTCGGCGCGCGCCAGCTGGGCATTCCCGCCTACGTGGCGAAGCTGCCGCAGCTGCAGGATATCCTGCAAGGCTTCCTGATCGACCCCGCCGACCGCCGCCTGCTGCCGCGCTAA
- a CDS encoding type II secretion system F family protein, producing MTTVQIGFLGLLFIAVFGGAMFVLLLAMPDPLRQRLDSVGTSEPGGARQWLAHFVKFSGPLARLSLPEDGWETSRIRLRFMHAGLRHPSAPLLYFGAKTGLAIALPVLLFLGLSLAGVHNDGIDLLLWLLLAAGLGYYLPNLWLNRRIRLRQREIFETFPDALDLMTVCVEAGLAMDAALARVAAEISLKCVVLAEELHLLTLELRAGNSKERALRNLGLRTGVEDVEALVSMLIQAERFGTSIASSLRVQSDQLRTKRRQLAEEQAAKIALKLLFPLIFFIFPSLLVVLMGPAFLQIYRILLPGMAGGN from the coding sequence ATGACTACCGTGCAAATAGGATTTCTGGGCTTGCTCTTCATCGCCGTCTTCGGCGGCGCCATGTTCGTGCTGCTATTGGCCATGCCCGACCCGCTACGCCAGCGCCTCGACAGTGTGGGTACCAGCGAACCAGGCGGTGCGCGCCAATGGCTGGCGCACTTCGTCAAGTTCAGCGGACCGCTGGCCCGCCTGTCCTTGCCGGAAGACGGCTGGGAAACGTCCAGGATACGCCTGCGCTTCATGCATGCGGGCCTGCGCCATCCGTCGGCGCCCCTGCTGTACTTCGGCGCCAAGACGGGCCTGGCCATCGCCCTGCCCGTGCTGCTGTTCCTCGGGCTGAGCCTGGCCGGGGTACATAACGACGGCATCGATTTGCTGCTGTGGCTGCTGTTGGCAGCCGGCCTCGGCTACTACCTGCCCAATCTCTGGCTGAACCGGCGCATCCGCCTGCGCCAGCGCGAGATCTTTGAAACGTTTCCCGACGCACTCGACCTGATGACCGTCTGCGTGGAGGCGGGCCTGGCCATGGATGCGGCACTGGCGCGGGTAGCGGCCGAGATCAGCCTGAAATGCGTGGTGCTGGCCGAGGAACTGCATTTGCTGACACTGGAACTGCGCGCCGGCAATTCCAAGGAGCGCGCCTTGCGCAACCTGGGCCTGCGCACGGGCGTCGAGGATGTCGAAGCCCTGGTGTCCATGCTGATCCAGGCCGAACGCTTCGGCACCAGCATCGCCTCCTCGCTGCGCGTGCAGTCCGATCAGCTGCGCACCAAACGGCGCCAGCTGGCCGAAGAGCAAGCCGCGAAAATCGCCCTGAAGCTGCTGTTTCCCCTGATCTTCTTCATTTTCCCCTCGCTGCTGGTGGTACTGATGGGGCCAGCGTTCCTGCAAATCTACCGCATCCTGCTGCCAGGCATGGCTGGCGGCAATTAA
- a CDS encoding CpaF family protein, with the protein MSTDIHGGHPSLRERLGSAAAPNGYAPFGAARAGSADNPAYHELKQHVHQALLDRIDLEGMQRLSQEQIREDLKTLVGRLLDEDNVVINDIERRTLVRDIQDEVLGFGPLEPLLADPEISDILVNTYRQVYIERHGQLELSNIRFTDDAHLLKIIDKIVSRVGRRIDESSPMVDARLPDGSRVNAIIPPLAIDGPVMSIRRFSAQPLRLADLVERHSLTTEMAQILQGLGKAKVNILISGGTGSGKTTMLNAISGFISTSERIVTIEDAAELQMQQPHVVRLETRPANIEGKGEVTQRALVRNALRMRPDRIILGEVRGAEALDMLQAMNTGHEGSMATIHANTPRDALTRLENMISMAASMLPGKAMRQQISAAIGVVVQVARLTDGKRKVVAIQEITGMEGEIITMQEIFTFRQTGIAQDGTVSGHFQASGVRPQFLDRLRAFGVVVPESLFDPSRQYH; encoded by the coding sequence ATGAGTACCGATATCCATGGCGGCCATCCCAGCCTGCGTGAACGCCTCGGCAGCGCCGCCGCGCCGAATGGCTACGCGCCGTTCGGCGCAGCCCGCGCTGGCAGCGCCGACAATCCGGCCTACCACGAACTCAAGCAGCATGTGCACCAGGCCCTGCTCGACAGGATCGACCTGGAGGGCATGCAGCGCCTGTCGCAGGAGCAGATACGCGAGGACCTGAAAACCCTCGTCGGACGCCTGCTCGATGAAGACAATGTCGTCATCAACGACATCGAGCGGCGCACGCTGGTGCGCGACATCCAGGATGAAGTGCTGGGCTTCGGCCCGCTCGAACCGCTGCTGGCCGATCCGGAAATTTCCGACATACTCGTCAATACCTACCGCCAGGTGTATATCGAGCGGCATGGCCAGTTAGAACTTAGCAATATTCGCTTCACCGACGATGCCCACCTGCTGAAAATCATCGACAAGATCGTCTCGCGCGTGGGCCGCCGCATCGACGAATCGAGCCCCATGGTCGATGCGCGCCTGCCCGATGGCTCGCGCGTCAACGCCATCATCCCGCCGCTGGCCATCGATGGCCCGGTGATGTCGATACGGCGCTTCTCGGCCCAGCCGCTGCGCCTGGCCGACCTGGTGGAACGGCACAGCCTGACGACGGAAATGGCGCAGATACTGCAAGGCCTGGGCAAGGCCAAGGTCAATATTCTGATCTCGGGCGGCACGGGCAGCGGCAAGACCACCATGCTCAACGCGATTTCCGGCTTCATCAGCACGAGCGAGCGCATCGTCACCATCGAAGATGCGGCCGAACTGCAGATGCAGCAACCGCACGTGGTGCGCCTGGAAACGCGGCCGGCCAATATCGAGGGCAAGGGCGAGGTGACGCAGCGCGCGCTGGTGCGCAATGCGCTGCGCATGCGGCCCGACCGCATCATCCTGGGCGAGGTGCGCGGCGCCGAAGCACTCGACATGCTGCAGGCGATGAACACGGGCCACGAAGGCTCGATGGCCACCATTCACGCCAATACCCCGCGCGACGCGCTGACGCGGCTGGAAAACATGATCAGCATGGCGGCCTCGATGTTGCCGGGCAAGGCCATGCGCCAGCAGATCAGCGCCGCCATCGGCGTGGTGGTGCAGGTGGCGCGCCTGACCGATGGCAAGCGCAAGGTGGTGGCGATCCAGGAGATCACCGGCATGGAAGGCGAGATCATCACCATGCAGGAAATTTTCACCTTTCGCCAGACCGGCATTGCCCAGGACGGCACCGTCAGCGGACACTTCCAGGCCAGCGGCGTGCGGCCGCAGTTCCTCGACCGCCTGCGCGCCTTCGGCGTCGTCGTGCCGGAAAGCCTGTTCGATCCCAGCCGCCAATACCACTAA
- a CDS encoding pilus assembly protein: MKTFTFTRTLPRCLLCAAVSLAGCAATTTPVLDSHFGEAVTLLKQQQILYPAAASNTNPVLGLDGRSAISGYKLYQKSFSAPEPLPDVLTIGVSKR, translated from the coding sequence ATGAAAACCTTTACCTTCACACGCACCCTGCCCCGCTGCCTGTTGTGCGCAGCGGTATCGCTGGCTGGCTGTGCCGCCACGACCACTCCCGTGCTCGACAGCCATTTCGGCGAGGCGGTGACCCTGCTCAAGCAACAGCAGATCCTGTATCCCGCTGCGGCCAGCAATACCAATCCCGTGCTGGGCCTCGATGGCAGGAGCGCCATCAGCGGCTACAAGCTGTATCAGAAGTCGTTCAGCGCGCCCGAACCGCTGCCCGACGTACTGACGATCGGCGTCAGCAAACGCTGA
- the eda gene encoding bifunctional 4-hydroxy-2-oxoglutarate aldolase/2-dehydro-3-deoxy-phosphogluconate aldolase: MTMTLLEIMRTSSVIPVIAIDDPEHAVPLARALVAGGIRVLEVTLRTKHGLEAIRAMSEVPGAIVGVGTLTRPEEFALARDAGAVFGVSPGLTSALVAAAKSSGLPLLPGVMTPGEVMAARENGFQQLKLFPAVPAGGIGMLNAIYGPLPDITFCPTGGISQETASQFLACKNVACVGGSWLTPKDAIAAGNWDRITEIAKAASGLRSA, from the coding sequence ATGACCATGACACTACTGGAAATTATGCGCACTTCGAGCGTGATCCCCGTGATTGCGATCGACGATCCTGAACACGCCGTACCGCTGGCGCGCGCGCTGGTGGCGGGCGGCATCCGCGTGCTGGAAGTGACCCTGCGCACCAAGCACGGCCTCGAAGCGATCCGCGCCATGTCGGAAGTGCCAGGCGCCATCGTCGGCGTCGGCACGCTCACCCGCCCAGAGGAATTTGCCCTGGCGCGCGATGCGGGCGCCGTGTTCGGCGTCTCGCCAGGCCTGACTTCCGCCCTGGTGGCGGCGGCGAAAAGCAGCGGCCTGCCCTTGCTGCCAGGCGTGATGACGCCAGGCGAAGTGATGGCGGCGCGTGAAAACGGCTTCCAGCAGCTGAAACTGTTCCCGGCCGTGCCGGCCGGCGGCATCGGCATGCTCAACGCGATTTACGGCCCGCTGCCGGACATCACGTTCTGCCCGACGGGCGGCATCTCGCAAGAGACGGCGTCGCAGTTCCTGGCATGCAAGAACGTCGCCTGCGTGGGCGGCTCGTGGCTGACGCCGAAAGACGCGATCGCGGCCGGTAACTGGGACCGCATCACGGAAATCGCGAAAGCGGCCAGCGGTTTACGATCCGCGTAA
- the edd gene encoding phosphogluconate dehydratase has product MALHPVVESVTARIIARSRPSRGAYLAHLDAARIQGVQRGALSCTNLAHGFAAFPVNDKLSLKEYKKPSVAIVSSYNDMLSAHQPFEGFPQIIKQAVREVGAVAQFAGGVPAMCDGVTQGQPGMELSLFSRDTIAMSTAVALSHNMFDAALYLGVCDKIVPGLLIGALHFGHLPAVFVPAGPMTSGLSNQEKAKVRQLYAQGKATREDLLEGESKAYHGAGTCTFYGTANSNQMLMEVMGLHLPGAAFITPNTPLRDALTKAAAQRAAGITAQSANYLPVGHIVDEKCIVNAVVGLLATGGSTNHTLHLVAIAKAAGIVIDWNDFNELSAIVPMLTRIYPNGDADVNHFHAAGGTGYLIRELLDAGLLHEDVNTILGHGLRAHCMEPFLGEDGKVFWKDAPAASADENVLRPASNPFAPDGGMVLVAGNLGRAVMKVSAVKPQHRTVEAPALVFNSQEEFMNAYKAGILDRDFVAVLRFQGPRANGMPELHALTPALANLQDAGRHVALVTDGRMSGASGKVPAAIHVSPEILAGGPLGLVRDGDIIRLDAFTGVLEALVPADVWHARALVTADLSPNHVGMGRELFSMFRSTVSAAEEGATTFGLPSPIPTTVALHDADNVGDTVPGSDEDFLARK; this is encoded by the coding sequence ATGGCGCTGCATCCAGTAGTCGAATCCGTAACAGCGCGCATCATCGCGCGCAGCCGGCCATCGCGCGGCGCCTATCTGGCGCATCTGGATGCGGCCCGCATCCAGGGCGTGCAGCGCGGCGCCTTGTCGTGCACCAACCTGGCGCACGGCTTTGCCGCCTTTCCCGTCAACGACAAGCTGTCGCTGAAAGAATACAAGAAGCCGTCCGTGGCCATCGTTTCCTCGTACAACGACATGCTGTCGGCGCACCAGCCGTTCGAAGGCTTCCCGCAGATCATCAAGCAAGCCGTGCGCGAAGTGGGCGCCGTGGCCCAATTCGCCGGCGGCGTGCCCGCCATGTGCGATGGCGTGACGCAAGGCCAGCCAGGCATGGAATTGTCGCTGTTTTCGCGCGACACCATCGCCATGTCGACCGCCGTGGCGCTGTCGCACAATATGTTCGACGCCGCCCTGTACCTGGGCGTGTGCGACAAGATCGTGCCGGGCCTGTTGATCGGCGCGCTGCACTTCGGCCACTTGCCGGCCGTCTTCGTGCCGGCCGGTCCGATGACGTCGGGTCTGTCGAACCAGGAAAAAGCCAAGGTGCGCCAGCTGTATGCGCAAGGCAAGGCCACGCGCGAAGACTTGCTCGAAGGCGAATCGAAAGCCTACCACGGCGCCGGCACCTGTACTTTTTATGGTACCGCCAACAGCAACCAGATGCTGATGGAAGTGATGGGCCTGCACTTGCCGGGCGCCGCCTTCATCACGCCGAACACGCCGCTGCGCGATGCGCTGACCAAGGCCGCCGCCCAGCGCGCCGCCGGCATCACGGCGCAAAGCGCCAATTACTTGCCAGTCGGCCATATCGTCGACGAGAAATGTATCGTCAACGCCGTCGTGGGCTTGCTGGCCACGGGCGGTTCGACCAACCATACCTTGCACCTGGTGGCGATCGCCAAGGCGGCCGGCATCGTCATCGACTGGAACGATTTTAACGAACTGTCGGCCATCGTGCCGATGCTCACGCGCATCTACCCGAACGGCGACGCCGACGTGAACCATTTCCACGCGGCCGGCGGCACCGGTTATCTGATCCGCGAATTGCTCGATGCGGGCTTGCTGCACGAGGACGTCAACACCATCCTGGGCCACGGCTTGCGCGCGCACTGCATGGAGCCGTTCCTCGGTGAAGACGGCAAGGTGTTCTGGAAAGACGCACCGGCCGCCAGCGCCGACGAAAACGTGCTGCGCCCTGCCTCGAACCCGTTCGCGCCGGACGGCGGCATGGTCCTCGTCGCGGGCAACCTGGGCCGCGCCGTGATGAAGGTGTCGGCCGTCAAGCCGCAGCACCGCACGGTCGAAGCGCCTGCGCTGGTGTTCAATTCGCAGGAAGAGTTCATGAACGCCTACAAGGCGGGCATCCTGGACCGCGACTTCGTCGCCGTGCTGCGCTTCCAGGGCCCGCGCGCCAACGGCATGCCGGAATTGCATGCGCTGACGCCCGCGCTGGCCAACCTGCAGGATGCGGGCCGCCACGTGGCGCTGGTCACCGATGGCCGCATGTCGGGCGCGTCGGGCAAGGTGCCGGCCGCCATCCACGTCTCGCCTGAAATCCTCGCCGGCGGCCCGCTGGGCCTGGTGCGCGACGGCGACATCATCCGCCTCGACGCGTTTACCGGCGTATTGGAAGCGCTGGTGCCGGCCGACGTCTGGCACGCGCGTGCGCTGGTCACGGCCGACCTGTCGCCGAACCACGTCGGCATGGGCCGCGAGCTGTTTTCCATGTTCCGTTCCACCGTCAGCGCGGCGGAAGAGGGTGCCACCACCTTCGGCCTGCCGTCGCCGATTCCCACCACCGTCGCCTTGCACGACGCCGACAATGTCGGTGATACCGTACCCGGTTCCGATGAAGACTTTTTGGCTAGGAAATAA
- a CDS encoding type II secretion system F family protein, with protein sequence MDYGYYVFGALIFLAVVLFITGLYHSWNNARGPESERVAHRLRVLSAGAHAGEQNTTMIKQRLLSETPALQKLLLEVPRVHALDRLLEQSGLKWSVAQWAMLVLLTFLVALVAISFINLPWLLRLLVAAACALLPLYYIERAKARRLLRIGMQLPDALDLMSRALRAGHAFPTALKMVGDEMNAPLAEEFRIAFDEVNFGIAMPDALMNLATRVPSTDMRYFVIAVLIQRETGGNLAELLESISHIIRDRMKLLGQVRVLSAEARLSAWILSLLPFAAAAVIHLSNPTFLAVLYDDPGGQKMLACAAMLMLVGILIMRKIIHIRV encoded by the coding sequence ATGGACTATGGCTATTACGTCTTCGGCGCGCTGATCTTCCTCGCCGTGGTGCTGTTCATTACGGGCCTGTATCACAGCTGGAACAATGCGCGCGGCCCCGAATCGGAGCGGGTGGCGCATCGGCTGCGGGTGCTGTCGGCCGGCGCCCACGCGGGCGAGCAAAACACCACCATGATCAAGCAGCGCCTGCTCAGTGAAACGCCGGCGCTGCAGAAATTGCTGCTGGAGGTGCCGCGCGTGCATGCCCTGGACCGCCTGCTGGAGCAGTCGGGCCTGAAATGGAGCGTGGCGCAATGGGCCATGCTGGTACTGCTGACCTTCCTCGTCGCCCTGGTGGCCATCAGCTTCATCAACCTGCCCTGGCTGCTGCGCCTGCTGGTGGCGGCCGCCTGCGCCCTGCTGCCCCTGTACTACATCGAACGGGCCAAGGCGCGCCGCCTGCTGCGCATCGGCATGCAGCTGCCCGACGCGCTCGACCTGATGAGCCGCGCACTGCGCGCCGGCCATGCCTTTCCCACGGCACTGAAAATGGTCGGCGATGAAATGAACGCGCCGCTGGCCGAGGAATTTCGCATCGCCTTCGACGAAGTCAATTTCGGCATCGCCATGCCGGATGCCCTGATGAACCTGGCCACCCGCGTGCCCAGCACCGACATGCGTTATTTTGTCATTGCCGTACTGATACAGCGCGAGACGGGCGGCAACCTGGCCGAACTGCTGGAGAGCATCAGCCACATTATCCGCGACCGCATGAAACTGCTGGGCCAGGTGCGCGTGCTGTCGGCCGAGGCGCGCCTGTCGGCCTGGATACTGTCGCTGCTGCCATTCGCCGCGGCGGCCGTGATCCACCTGAGTAATCCGACTTTCCTGGCCGTGCTGTACGACGATCCCGGTGGACAAAAAATGCTGGCCTGTGCTGCGATGCTGATGCTGGTCGGCATCCTCATCATGCGCAAGATCATCCACATCCGGGTGTAG
- a CDS encoding TadE/TadG family type IV pilus assembly protein — translation MKARKLPIRRQKGVAAVEFALVLPFLLMLAVPVFDLARIVQGDMILTNLSREGANLASRSSQDPQTIMTALAMTTPPLDMATNGSMYISKIMGNGPGKSNVILEHYRWTKGAQQPSRVWTCNSWATDGSGKCSNIPSAGSAINDAMSNQLADGEVIYVVETLYRSTILFAGMNLGFGAKTPQLSGNLYAKTIF, via the coding sequence ATGAAAGCGCGCAAACTGCCAATCCGGCGCCAGAAGGGTGTGGCCGCCGTGGAATTCGCTCTCGTGCTGCCATTCTTGCTGATGCTGGCCGTCCCCGTGTTCGACCTGGCGCGCATCGTGCAAGGCGACATGATCCTGACCAATCTGAGCCGCGAAGGCGCCAACCTGGCATCGCGCTCCTCGCAAGACCCCCAGACCATCATGACGGCGCTGGCCATGACGACGCCGCCGCTGGACATGGCCACCAATGGCAGCATGTACATCAGCAAGATCATGGGCAATGGCCCTGGCAAGTCGAACGTCATACTGGAACACTACCGCTGGACGAAGGGGGCGCAGCAGCCGAGCCGGGTATGGACTTGCAACAGCTGGGCCACCGATGGCAGCGGCAAGTGCAGCAACATCCCCAGCGCCGGCTCGGCCATCAATGACGCCATGAGCAACCAGCTCGCTGATGGCGAAGTGATTTATGTCGTGGAAACGCTGTACCGCTCGACCATTCTGTTTGCAGGCATGAACCTGGGCTTCGGCGCCAAAACGCCGCAGCTGAGCGGCAACCTGTACGCCAAAACCATCTTCTGA
- a CDS encoding TadE/TadG family type IV pilus assembly protein, whose protein sequence is MCLKKMPRGAALVEFALIAPILFFLIAMIMELGVMFWVNLTMQYAVREGARYSITGQSNLDPATANKQRYEAVLQRIKDSSLGLYGMLSPVIVVNGVSQTPSAYNNNMFGAAGDIVVLQVNCTWPVITPAWRLMALLNPSHQTSAGSRSQYTFSVAATMRNEAF, encoded by the coding sequence TTGTGTCTGAAAAAAATGCCGCGCGGCGCGGCCTTGGTGGAATTTGCCTTGATCGCGCCCATCCTCTTTTTCCTCATCGCCATGATCATGGAACTGGGGGTCATGTTCTGGGTCAACCTGACAATGCAATACGCGGTGCGCGAAGGGGCGCGCTATTCCATCACGGGACAAAGCAACCTCGACCCCGCCACGGCGAACAAGCAGCGTTACGAAGCGGTATTGCAACGAATCAAGGATAGTTCGCTGGGGCTGTATGGCATGCTCAGTCCCGTCATCGTCGTCAATGGCGTGTCGCAAACGCCATCGGCGTACAACAACAATATGTTTGGCGCCGCCGGCGACATCGTCGTCTTGCAGGTGAACTGCACCTGGCCTGTCATCACGCCCGCCTGGCGCTTGATGGCGCTGCTCAACCCCAGCCACCAGACCAGTGCCGGCTCGCGCAGCCAATACACATTCAGCGTGGCTGCCACCATGCGCAACGAGGCCTTCTGA